From the Rhizobium sp. ARZ01 genome, the window CAAACGCGGCGCCGATTTCATCGCCGAAGTCGCAGGCCTGGATGAAGGCAGTGTTGTCGTCCATGCGGAACACGGCATCGGCCGCTTTGTCGGATTGCGGACGATCGAGGCTGCCGGTGCGCCGCATGCCTGCCTGGAACTGCTTTACGCCGACGATGCCAAGCTGTTCCTCCCGGTCGAAAACATCGACCTGTTGTCGCGCTATGGCGGCGAGGGGACCGATGCGATCCTCGACAAGCTTGGCGGGGTCGCCTGGCAGGCACGCAAGGCAAAGCTGAAGAAGCGGCTGCTGGAGATGGCGAACGGCCTGATCCAGATCGCGGCCGCCCGACTTGTGCGCCACGCGCCGGTGCTGACCGCGCAGGACGGTACATACGACGAATTTGCCGCCCGCTTCCCCTATGACGAGACCGATGACCAGGCGAATGCGATCGATGCCGTTCGCGAGGATCTCGCCGCCGGCCGGCCGATGGACCGGCTTGTCTGCGGTGATGTCGGCTTTGGCAAGACCGAGGTGGCGCTGCGAGCGGCCTTCATCGCCGCGATGAACGGCGTTCAGGTCGCCGTTGTCGTCCCGACGACACTTCTCGCCCGCCAGCACTTCAAGACCTTTTCGGATCGCTTCCGCGGGTTGCCGATCCGCCTGCAGCAGGCATCCCGGCTTGTTGGCTCCAAGGAACTGGCGTTGACGAAGAAGGAGGTGGCGGACGGCAAGACCGACATCGTCGTCGGAACGCATGCCCTGCTTGGAAGCTCGATCAATTTTGCCAATCTCGGGCTCCTGGTGATCGACGAGGAGCAGCATTTCGGTGTCAAGCACAAGGAGCGGCTGAAGGAGCTGAAGAGCGATGTTCACGTCCTGACACTGTCGGCGACGCCGATCCCGCGCACCCTGCAGCTTGCCATGACCGGCGTGCGCGAGCTGTCGCTGATCACCACGCCGCCGGTCGATCGCATGGCGGTTCGCACCTTCATCTCGCCATTCGATCCACTGGTGATCCGTGAAACACTGATGCGTGAGCATTATCGCGGCGGACAGAGCTTTTACGTTTGTCCGCGCCTCAGCGATCTTGCAGAAATTCAAGACTTCCTTCAGCAGGATGTGCCGGAGCTCAAAGTGGCGGTCGCGCACGGGCAGATGCCGGCAACCGAGCTCGAAGACATCATGAATGCCTTCTACGACGGGCGCTACGACGTGCTGTTGTCGACGACTATCGTCGAGTCGGGCCTCGATGTGCCGACGGCGAACACGCTGATTGTCCATCGCGCAGACATGTTCGGGCTGGCGCAGCTCTACCAGCTCCGCGGCCGGGTCGGGCGCTCGAAGGTGCGGGCATTCGCGCTTTTGACGCTGCCGGTGAACAAGAAGCTGACGGCCCCAGCCGAGCGGCGGCTGAAGGTGCTGCAGTCGCTTGATACGCTTGGGGCCGGCTTCCAGCTCGCAAGCCACGACCTTGATATCCGTGGCGCCGGCAACCTGCTCGGCGAGGAACAGTCCGGTCACATCAAGGAAGTCGGCTTCGAACTCTACCAGCAGATGCTGGAAGAGGCAGTGGCGGAGATTAAGGGCGACGAGGAGATCGTCGATACCGGCTGGTCGCCGCAGATTTCGGTCGGCACGCCGGTCATGATTCCGGACGACTACGTGCCCGACCTGCATCTGCGCCTTGGTCTCTATCGCCGGCTTGGCGAGATCAACGATCTGTCGGAGATCGATGCCTTCGGCGCTGAATTGATCGACCGATTTGGGCCGCTGCCCATCGAGGTTCAGCATCTTCTGAAGATCGTCTACATCAAGTCGCTCTGTCGCACGGCCAACGTCGAGAAGCTGGACGCGGGCCCGAAGGGTGTCGTCATCCAGTTCCGCCACAAGGAGTTCCCGAATCCTGCGGCGCTCGTGGGCTATATTGCCAAGCAAGGCACGCTGGCGAAGATCCGATCAGATCAAAGCCTGTTCCTGTCGCGCGATTTTCCGACGCCGGAGAAGCGGCTGACGGGGTCTGCGCAACTGATGACTCAACTCGCGGCGCTGGCGAAACAGGCCTGATCGCGTCTTGGCTTGTGAGATTCGGTGATGAAGGCGGGCGGCATGATCCTCGCCTGCCCCTATGACAGCGGCACTAGGACTGAGACGATGCCTCGACCCTCTTCAGCGCCACCACCTCGCGCAATGCACCGGCAAGCACATCGCTCGCCTGTGCTCCCATCACCGCATATTTGTTGTCGATGATGAAACAGGGCACGCCCGTGACACCCATTTCGCGTGCCATGCCGATTTCTTCCTTGACGGAATCGATATCGGCGCCAGCCGAAAAGAGCGCGCAGACGACAGCGCGATCCATGCCGGACCTTTCGGCGATATCCAGCAGAACGGTGCGGTCGCCAATGTTCCTACCGTCCTCGAAGTAGGCCTTGAACAGGGCGAGTGCGACACTGTTCTGCACCTGCGGTCCTTCGATCATCGCCCAGCGCATCAGGCGATGCGCGTCAAGCGTGTTCGGGCTCAGGCCGATCCGATCAAAGTGAAAATCAATACCGTCCTCGTGGCCGAGCCCGGTCAGCATCTGATGCGAGCGTTCGACTGCCGCTTCGCCGCCAAGCTTATCGGCGAGGTGTTTCTTGTGATCGACGCCCTGCGCCGGCATGTCAGGATTGAGCTGGTAGGGACGGAAGGTGACCGCTACGCTCACCTCGCTGGAAACAGCCTCGATAGCCTGCTCCAGCCTCTTTTTGCCCAGGTAGCACCACGGACATACAACATCGGAGACGACATCGATCGTTACGGTTTCCATTTCCCGTCTGTCCTCTTGCACTACACCTGTCACAGCCCCGAAATAGTTGCGGCGAGGCTGATCTTCAATGGATACCTGCCAGCTATCGCCAGAATTGGCGATGACATCGACCGCTTCTATTGAGCGCGCGCGTCCCACCACACAGGAAACTGGTACCCATAGAGCGGCATCGTGTCCGGATGGGAGATGTAGTCGTGCCGCGCCACCCACTGTTGACCGAGATGGTAGAGCGGCAGGACATAGTGGTTGGAAAGCAGTATGCGGTCATGGGCGCGCACCGCGGAACGGAAATCCTCGGTACTGCGCGCGTTCAGGATCGCATCCACTAGCCGGTCGACGTCCGGATCGTTGGCCCCGGCAAAGGCTTCGCTGCCGTCGCGGTCGCGGAAATCGGAGCGCCAGCGCGTCGCCTGTTCGATCCCCGGTGACAGCGACGACGCATAAGCTCGGATGATGACGTCATAGTCAAAGCTCTGCGAGCGGCTCTGATACTGCGAATCATCGACCGTGCGGACGGACGCACGAATGCCGAGCGCAGTCAAAAATCGCTGGTAGGCGAGGGCGAGTTTCTCCTGGTCGGCATTCTGGGTCATGATTTCGAAGGCCAGCGGCCTGCCCGAGGCATCGCTCATCACGCCGTCCTTGATCGTGTATCCCGCCTCTTTCATCAGCATCACTGCCTGCTTCAGAACCTTGCGGTCGCGGCCGGAGGCATCGGTGACGGGCCAACGATAGCTTCCGTCCAAAATGGCGGGCTCGATACGGGCGAGCGCTGGTCCCAAAAGTTGCCGCTCGCTGTTATCCGCGGCAACACCGAGGGAGGAGAGTTCGGAATTCTGCCAGAAGCTCTCCGTCCGTTTATAGGCTCCTTCGAACAGGTTCTTGTTCACCCACTCAAAGTCGAAAACGAGCGACAGTCCATGGCGCAGCCGGACGTCGGAGAACATGGGGCGGCGGGTATTGAAGACGAAGCCGAGCATGCCGGAGGGAACTTGTGGCTTGAACGTGTCCTTGAGAATGGCTCCGGATGCCACCGCCGGAAAGTTGTATCCCCGCGCCCATTTCGTCGGATTGCCCTCCTGGAAGACGTCGACGTCGCCCTTCTTGAAAGCCTCGAACAGGGAGTTTTCCTGCAGGAAGTACTCAACTGTTATCTGATCGTAATTGTCGAAGCCGATCTTCGAGGGAATGTCCTTGCCCCAGTAGTCGGGATTGCGCTCGAAGACGATCTTCTCCCCGGGCTTCACCTCCTTGATG encodes:
- the mfd gene encoding transcription-repair coupling factor, encoding MIPGLDTAALATIGQPATIGAVPSGGEPLVLVELARKVGPIAFVMSDGQRIADMEQMLGFHAPDIPVLTLPGWDCLPYDRVSPSADTSARRLSALSALIAHKEKPHPAIVLVTVNAMLQKMAPRKIIGKLGFSARPGNQVRMDDLAARLEQNGFERVATVREVGEYAVRGGILDVFVPGSADPVRLDFFGDTLESIRAFDPASQRSTGQAKSLDLNPMSEVTLTPETISHFRTQYLSLFGAATRDDVLYQAVSEGRRYAGMEHWLPLFYDNLETAFDYLEGFRIVTDHTAREAAAERSKLVRDYYEARLNSASAKGQLAQATPYKPVPPEQIYVDDERFSALLNEHDAIRISPFNEHEGEARRVFPLEARAGARWAKAAKEGETDYDRVNVFDQVVKYIANLRSSGKKVLITGWSEGSLDRLMQVLAEHGLGNVVEVPDLASLRKLKPGEAGSAVLSLENGFEAGDLVFIGEQDILGDRMVRRSRRRKRGADFIAEVAGLDEGSVVVHAEHGIGRFVGLRTIEAAGAPHACLELLYADDAKLFLPVENIDLLSRYGGEGTDAILDKLGGVAWQARKAKLKKRLLEMANGLIQIAAARLVRHAPVLTAQDGTYDEFAARFPYDETDDQANAIDAVREDLAAGRPMDRLVCGDVGFGKTEVALRAAFIAAMNGVQVAVVVPTTLLARQHFKTFSDRFRGLPIRLQQASRLVGSKELALTKKEVADGKTDIVVGTHALLGSSINFANLGLLVIDEEQHFGVKHKERLKELKSDVHVLTLSATPIPRTLQLAMTGVRELSLITTPPVDRMAVRTFISPFDPLVIRETLMREHYRGGQSFYVCPRLSDLAEIQDFLQQDVPELKVAVAHGQMPATELEDIMNAFYDGRYDVLLSTTIVESGLDVPTANTLIVHRADMFGLAQLYQLRGRVGRSKVRAFALLTLPVNKKLTAPAERRLKVLQSLDTLGAGFQLASHDLDIRGAGNLLGEEQSGHIKEVGFELYQQMLEEAVAEIKGDEEIVDTGWSPQISVGTPVMIPDDYVPDLHLRLGLYRRLGEINDLSEIDAFGAELIDRFGPLPIEVQHLLKIVYIKSLCRTANVEKLDAGPKGVVIQFRHKEFPNPAALVGYIAKQGTLAKIRSDQSLFLSRDFPTPEKRLTGSAQLMTQLAALAKQA
- a CDS encoding extracellular solute-binding protein, producing MTALFIGLAIQPVCIANAAPLHGIAMHGEPALLPGYKHFPYVNPNVKKGGKITYGVVGTFDNLNPFILKSMRTTARGMWDPEFGNLVIESLMQRSRDEPFSMYGLLAETVEWDDERSFIQFNLNPKAHWADGQPVTAEDVIFSFELLRDKGRSPFSRRLDVVEKMEKVGENSVRFTFNDKADRESPLLLALSPVLPKHATEIDGFDRTTLSFPLGSGPYRIKEVKPGEKIVFERNPDYWGKDIPSKIGFDNYDQITVEYFLQENSLFEAFKKGDVDVFQEGNPTKWARGYNFPAVASGAILKDTFKPQVPSGMLGFVFNTRRPMFSDVRLRHGLSLVFDFEWVNKNLFEGAYKRTESFWQNSELSSLGVAADNSERQLLGPALARIEPAILDGSYRWPVTDASGRDRKVLKQAVMLMKEAGYTIKDGVMSDASGRPLAFEIMTQNADQEKLALAYQRFLTALGIRASVRTVDDSQYQSRSQSFDYDVIIRAYASSLSPGIEQATRWRSDFRDRDGSEAFAGANDPDVDRLVDAILNARSTEDFRSAVRAHDRILLSNHYVLPLYHLGQQWVARHDYISHPDTMPLYGYQFPVWWDARAQ
- a CDS encoding DsbA family oxidoreductase, translated to METVTIDVVSDVVCPWCYLGKKRLEQAIEAVSSEVSVAVTFRPYQLNPDMPAQGVDHKKHLADKLGGEAAVERSHQMLTGLGHEDGIDFHFDRIGLSPNTLDAHRLMRWAMIEGPQVQNSVALALFKAYFEDGRNIGDRTVLLDIAERSGMDRAVVCALFSAGADIDSVKEEIGMAREMGVTGVPCFIIDNKYAVMGAQASDVLAGALREVVALKRVEASSQS